The following coding sequences lie in one Musa acuminata AAA Group cultivar baxijiao chromosome BXJ1-8, Cavendish_Baxijiao_AAA, whole genome shotgun sequence genomic window:
- the LOC135588951 gene encoding uncharacterized protein LOC135588951, which translates to MNRSPIFRMTPEANHYSVYGFDPQIDYFQVLEEARRNSKRGDQRPLGCLHCKLQKLIYKDDVKSKNHRRWWWKSALVFWRGPRPKVGSDSYEQRRAARRPYTHRAAVSGPLYTTESGGVGRRTCRPISGRLTAAEFGAEAAGLAYLRLRELNLVDDRPTALSPAAPIYIVT; encoded by the exons ATGAACAGATCTCCCATTTTTCGTATGACGCCGGAGGCCAACCACTACAGCGTCTACGGATTCGACCCCCAAATCGATTACTTCCAG gtgctggaggaggcgcggcgaAACTCGAAGCGCGGCGACCAGCGTCCGCTCGGCTGCCTGCACTGTAAGCTCCAGAAGCTCATATACAAGGACGACGTCAAGTCCAAGAATCACCGCCGCTGGTGGTGGAAGTCCGCCCTCGTCTTCTGGAGGGGCCCGCGCCCCAAGGTCGGGTCCGACTCCTACGAGCAGCGCCGCGCGGCGCGGCGTCCCTACACCCACAGGGCTGCAGTCTCGGGGCCTCTCTACACGACCGAGAGCGGCGGCGTTGGGCGCCGCACCTGCCGCCCGATCTCTGGTCGACTGACGGCGGCAGAGTTCGGCGCAGAGGCGGCGGGGCTGGCGTATCTCAGACTCAGGGAGCTCAACCTAGTCGATGACCGTCCGACGGCCCTCTCCCCGGCGGCACCCATATACATCGTCACATGA